The following are encoded in a window of uncultured Sphaerochaeta sp. genomic DNA:
- a CDS encoding rubredoxin, whose translation MKEYECDLCGYVYDPKVGDPDNGIKPGTAFEDLPEDWVCPLCGAPKSDFSPRD comes from the coding sequence ATGAAAGAGTACGAATGCGATCTTTGTGGGTATGTATATGACCCGAAAGTAGGTGATCCCGATAACGGAATCAAGCCCGGAACAGCCTTTGAAGATCTCCCCGAGGATTGGGTTTGCCCTCTCTGTGGAGCTCCTAAGTCTGACTTTTCACCCCGCGACTAA
- a CDS encoding TRAP transporter large permease, producing MGVATIVFIMFLLLGMPVAFAIGISGLAFFMVTDSLPYTIVVQKVLATTQSFTMLAIPLFIFAGNLMNNTGITKRLMKLADVLTGHMHGNIAQVSCVLSTLMGGVSGSANADAAMESRILGPEMTKRGYSKGWSAAINGLSSLIVATIPPSMGLIIYGSIGEVSIGRLFAGGLLPGFIMMIALMVSVDISARKRKYLPDNPKHASFTEVIKALVDGIWALLFPILLIVFIRFGIMTPSESGAFAAVYAIFVGAVIYKELTWKVFYKTLKDSSKDIAVVTLILAMSGVFGYGIVYDRVPQVIASALMSITSNPTLMLLIIIVLLTISGMFVETTVVALLLTPILLPVVTSLGIDPVHFGIIMMTVTTMGIMTPPVGIALYTTSTIMECSPEETARESAPFFVAIFIVVAIITLIPQVSLFIPNLIFGPAM from the coding sequence ATGGGTGTAGCAACAATTGTTTTTATCATGTTCTTGTTGTTGGGTATGCCGGTAGCGTTTGCAATTGGTATCTCTGGACTGGCATTCTTTATGGTAACTGATAGTCTTCCATACACCATTGTGGTGCAGAAGGTTTTGGCAACGACACAATCGTTCACCATGTTGGCGATTCCCCTCTTTATCTTTGCAGGGAATCTTATGAACAACACCGGGATTACCAAGCGTTTGATGAAGCTTGCTGATGTCCTGACAGGACATATGCATGGCAATATCGCCCAAGTATCTTGTGTATTGTCCACCTTGATGGGTGGTGTCTCTGGGTCAGCGAATGCGGATGCTGCGATGGAGTCAAGAATCCTTGGTCCAGAAATGACCAAGCGTGGGTACTCAAAAGGCTGGTCAGCTGCCATCAATGGACTTTCTTCCCTTATTGTGGCCACTATCCCTCCTTCCATGGGTTTGATCATCTATGGGTCCATTGGTGAGGTCTCCATCGGTAGATTGTTTGCCGGAGGCTTGCTGCCGGGGTTCATCATGATGATTGCATTGATGGTTTCTGTTGATATCAGTGCAAGGAAACGAAAGTATCTGCCGGACAACCCTAAGCATGCATCCTTCACCGAAGTCATAAAAGCATTGGTTGATGGAATCTGGGCCTTGCTCTTTCCGATTCTGTTGATTGTCTTCATCCGTTTTGGAATCATGACTCCGTCTGAATCAGGCGCATTTGCCGCTGTATATGCAATCTTTGTAGGAGCGGTAATCTATAAGGAACTTACCTGGAAAGTCTTTTATAAAACACTGAAGGACAGTTCCAAGGATATTGCCGTGGTCACACTCATCCTCGCAATGAGCGGAGTATTCGGCTATGGTATTGTCTATGACAGAGTTCCACAGGTAATCGCAAGTGCCTTGATGAGCATCACCAGTAATCCAACACTCATGCTCCTGATCATTATCGTACTGCTGACCATCAGCGGAATGTTTGTCGAAACAACGGTTGTTGCACTGTTGTTGACCCCCATTCTGCTCCCTGTAGTGACATCTTTGGGTATTGATCCAGTGCATTTTGGTATTATCATGATGACGGTGACTACGATGGGAATCATGACGCCTCCTGTGGGTATAGCCCTCTATACCACGTCGACAATCATGGAGTGCTCCCCAGAGGAGACAGCAAGGGAATCGGCACCGTTCTTTGTAGCCATCTTTATTGTTGTGGCAATTATCACCCTTATCCCGCAGGTCAGCCTGTTCATTCCAAATCTGATCTTCGGTCCTGCCATGTAA
- a CDS encoding WYL domain-containing protein, giving the protein MKGERVAQLELLLHSHPEGLRRAEIARRLGVHRSTISRYVDELKQYIDIFEENNLIKIKSREEDENIALSVYESLAFNLSAEMLATSSEYQNPHLASGLRKIAMNMRSYAPKISENVVNLAEQIDRKIQEKKECSKFNSVLEVLIDSWVSGRIVRVVQSLKGFDPIETELAPYFIGFREEDTGGRHPISVTGRLRHTTEIITIDISTITSAIILDETYTIPDNLKPFKFHEAEEHYEAIDMIPLSLRLKERSAMNVFRSVVHGTPVFEKTEGGDLICNMDAENSIELYLRIIQCGDSVEILGPDSFRKKFCKMLNKILALYQ; this is encoded by the coding sequence ATGAAAGGCGAACGCGTTGCACAACTTGAGTTGTTGCTTCACTCCCATCCGGAAGGACTGAGGAGAGCCGAGATTGCGCGCCGTCTTGGCGTCCACCGCTCGACGATCAGCAGATATGTTGATGAATTGAAGCAGTATATTGATATCTTTGAGGAGAACAACCTCATCAAGATAAAGAGCAGGGAAGAAGATGAGAACATTGCCCTCAGTGTGTATGAGAGCCTTGCATTCAACCTCTCCGCGGAGATGCTTGCAACCAGCAGTGAGTACCAGAATCCACACCTTGCTTCTGGCCTGAGAAAGATTGCAATGAACATGCGATCCTATGCCCCGAAGATCAGTGAGAATGTCGTCAATCTCGCTGAGCAAATCGACAGGAAGATACAGGAGAAGAAGGAGTGCAGCAAGTTCAACTCTGTGTTGGAAGTGCTTATTGACTCCTGGGTATCGGGTCGTATTGTGAGAGTTGTACAGAGCCTGAAAGGCTTCGATCCCATTGAGACAGAACTTGCCCCCTACTTCATAGGGTTCCGGGAGGAAGACACCGGAGGACGGCATCCTATCAGTGTGACGGGAAGATTACGCCATACCACTGAGATCATTACCATCGATATCAGCACCATTACCAGTGCAATCATCCTGGATGAGACCTACACCATCCCGGACAACCTCAAACCATTCAAATTCCATGAAGCCGAGGAACACTACGAAGCCATCGATATGATCCCGCTAAGCCTGAGGCTCAAGGAACGCTCTGCGATGAACGTCTTTCGCTCGGTAGTACATGGAACCCCTGTGTTCGAAAAAACGGAAGGTGGGGATCTTATCTGCAACATGGATGCAGAGAACTCGATCGAACTCTATCTGAGAATCATCCAGTGTGGTGACTCAGTGGAGATATTGGGACCTGATAGTTTCAGGAAGAAATTCTGCAAGATGCTGAATAAAATCCTGGCTCTCTATCAGTAA
- a CDS encoding nitroreductase family protein: protein MAMLEVIEKRRAYRALDTKPISDDILVRLAEAAHTAPSSMNNQPWRLVTVSDETVLEKLKEALAPGNYWAKKAPALVAVVTNNAWGMTLGERHYAPFELGMAAMAYQLQAVQEGLYVHPIAGFNADLAKEVLGIADEDSIMVLMVVGYPGDSSHLSEKHLESENGKRDRLPLENVHAFNHFDKQLKPKGK from the coding sequence ATGGCAATGTTAGAAGTTATCGAGAAGAGGAGAGCCTATCGTGCTCTCGATACAAAACCCATCAGTGATGACATCCTGGTCCGTCTTGCAGAAGCAGCACACACCGCACCATCATCCATGAACAACCAACCATGGAGACTGGTGACCGTATCTGATGAAACAGTATTGGAAAAACTCAAGGAAGCACTGGCTCCTGGGAACTACTGGGCAAAGAAGGCTCCCGCATTGGTAGCAGTGGTAACCAACAACGCCTGGGGAATGACCCTTGGTGAACGCCACTATGCCCCATTTGAACTGGGTATGGCAGCGATGGCGTATCAACTTCAGGCTGTACAGGAAGGACTGTATGTACACCCCATCGCAGGGTTCAATGCCGATCTGGCAAAAGAAGTGTTAGGCATTGCTGATGAAGATTCCATCATGGTACTGATGGTGGTAGGATACCCAGGAGACAGCTCCCACCTGAGTGAAAAACACCTGGAGAGTGAAAACGGTAAACGCGATCGTCTTCCCTTGGAGAACGTGCATGCATTCAACCATTTTGATAAGCAGCTGAAACCAAAGGGCAAATAG
- a CDS encoding TRAP transporter small permease subunit, whose translation MNILQKGYNKFCDFEELVSSVLLVAITILVFVSAVSRTVGHPLNWAVDISLLLFAWQVFIGGDLAVRNTNLIGVELLANKFPGKVQKGLKIVFFIMIIIFLAVLVYFGIPLLIQNRKRLFQVLPISYSWATLSVPVGSFLMIISASIRLSQIIKKPASFWEQGRRDE comes from the coding sequence ATGAATATCTTACAGAAAGGATATAATAAGTTTTGCGACTTTGAGGAGTTGGTTTCCAGTGTGCTCCTGGTAGCAATCACCATCCTGGTTTTTGTCTCTGCCGTATCACGAACAGTGGGACATCCCTTGAACTGGGCGGTTGATATCTCCCTGTTGCTGTTCGCTTGGCAGGTTTTCATTGGTGGTGATCTTGCAGTCAGAAATACTAATCTTATCGGGGTTGAGTTGCTTGCCAATAAATTTCCAGGCAAGGTTCAGAAAGGACTCAAGATTGTCTTTTTCATTATGATTATCATCTTCTTGGCTGTTCTGGTCTATTTTGGTATCCCATTGCTGATCCAGAACAGGAAAAGGCTCTTCCAGGTGCTTCCTATCAGTTATTCCTGGGCAACATTGAGCGTTCCGGTGGGATCATTCCTTATGATCATTTCAGCAAGTATCCGATTGTCTCAAATTATTAAGAAACCAGCTTCCTTCTGGGAGCAAGGCCGGAGGGATGAGTAG
- a CDS encoding pyridoxamine 5'-phosphate oxidase family protein, whose amino-acid sequence MFRAMRRAKQQLNKKETLAILEAGSYGTLACLGDDAYPYAIPLNYVYLDNRIYMHSAKQGHKVDAIANHRKVSFTVVGQDQIVSKEYTTYFSSVIAFGRARLAEGDEYTRAFTALTDKYASDRPKQERIEQIRGCSQAIIIAIDIDHLSGKQAKELSQK is encoded by the coding sequence ATGTTCAGAGCGATGCGTAGAGCAAAGCAGCAACTCAACAAGAAAGAGACCTTAGCCATTCTTGAGGCAGGATCTTATGGTACACTTGCCTGTCTTGGGGACGATGCCTACCCATATGCAATTCCCCTCAATTACGTCTACCTTGATAATAGGATCTACATGCACAGCGCCAAACAAGGGCATAAAGTCGATGCCATTGCAAACCACAGGAAGGTGTCCTTCACCGTTGTAGGTCAGGACCAGATTGTAAGCAAGGAGTACACCACCTACTTTTCCAGTGTCATTGCTTTTGGGAGAGCACGATTGGCTGAAGGGGATGAGTATACAAGAGCCTTTACGGCCCTCACTGATAAATATGCAAGCGACAGGCCGAAACAGGAACGCATAGAGCAGATCAGAGGGTGCAGCCAGGCGATCATTATCGCCATTGATATCGACCACCTCTCAGGCAAACAAGCAAAAGAGTTGTCTCAGAAGTAA
- a CDS encoding GntR family transcriptional regulator yields MHIEPRQGRETAREYALRQLKENIISLQLEPGSMVSENEMAAQLGISRTPVREALIELSRVNIVEILPQKGSRIMLIDYAMVEESRFLRLVLEREVARVLCTMEEIPDLSFLEEIIRLQSFYIEHSNPEKLLELDNQFHALLFQLANKVQCYGWMIEGLTIHFDRVRAMSLNAIKDIKIVSDHQAIAEAIKQRDAELAGHLMEEHLSRYKIDESAIREKYPTYFR; encoded by the coding sequence ATGCATATTGAACCTCGGCAGGGAAGAGAGACAGCACGGGAGTATGCTCTTCGTCAGCTGAAGGAAAACATCATTTCGCTGCAATTGGAACCTGGGAGCATGGTCAGTGAAAACGAGATGGCAGCCCAATTGGGTATTTCCCGTACTCCGGTCCGTGAAGCCCTGATTGAACTGAGTCGGGTAAATATTGTGGAAATCCTTCCCCAAAAGGGGAGCAGGATTATGCTTATCGACTACGCCATGGTTGAAGAGTCCCGTTTTCTACGTCTGGTGTTGGAACGAGAAGTAGCACGGGTCCTGTGTACCATGGAAGAGATTCCTGATCTCTCTTTCCTGGAAGAGATCATACGATTGCAGAGTTTCTATATTGAACACTCCAATCCGGAAAAGCTGTTGGAGTTGGACAACCAGTTCCATGCTTTGCTGTTTCAACTTGCAAACAAAGTCCAATGTTATGGTTGGATGATCGAAGGTCTTACCATCCATTTCGACCGGGTTCGTGCCATGAGTCTGAATGCAATCAAGGATATCAAGATAGTCAGTGACCATCAGGCAATTGCAGAGGCAATCAAGCAAAGGGATGCCGAACTAGCAGGACATCTGATGGAGGAACATCTCAGTCGTTACAAGATTGATGAATCTGCCATTAGGGAGAAATATCCAACCTACTTTCGTTGA
- a CDS encoding C4-dicarboxylate TRAP transporter substrate-binding protein produces the protein MKKARVFVTILLVLVVATASVFAQGGGEKGDKVYTLKLSTQLNETSPMVEGFKQLAESVKARSEGRLVVEIYPSAQLGSDEDVIEQALQGVNVAVLTDGGRMGNYVNDIAIIGMAYFANNYDEVLAVTQSAKFAEWEKELSEENEIRILSFNWYDGGRHFFLNKEAYTPADLSGQRIRTPGAPAWAESVAALGATPVAMPWGETYSAVQSKAVDGCEVQLTAALGSRIYEVLDYMIRTEHFQLINGLIVGERWFQTLPEDLQTILLEETKAAGEKNARYVQSKITETEKQLVEYGVKIIEPDVDAFVKASDAAYEKLGFGDLRKEIYAQIGK, from the coding sequence ATGAAAAAAGCAAGAGTTTTCGTAACAATCTTGTTGGTACTGGTTGTAGCTACTGCATCAGTGTTTGCCCAGGGTGGTGGGGAAAAAGGTGACAAGGTATATACCTTGAAGCTTTCCACTCAGTTGAATGAAACTTCTCCCATGGTTGAGGGTTTCAAGCAGCTTGCAGAAAGTGTAAAAGCTCGCTCAGAAGGCCGTTTGGTGGTTGAGATTTATCCCTCTGCACAGTTGGGAAGTGATGAAGATGTCATCGAGCAGGCATTGCAGGGTGTTAACGTTGCAGTCCTTACCGATGGTGGACGCATGGGTAACTATGTGAATGATATTGCAATCATCGGGATGGCCTATTTTGCCAACAACTACGATGAAGTACTTGCAGTAACCCAGAGTGCAAAGTTTGCAGAATGGGAGAAGGAGTTGAGTGAAGAGAATGAGATTCGCATCCTCTCCTTCAACTGGTATGATGGAGGAAGACACTTCTTCCTGAACAAGGAAGCATATACTCCTGCAGATCTGAGCGGACAGAGGATCAGAACTCCTGGTGCTCCTGCATGGGCAGAGAGTGTTGCCGCACTTGGGGCTACTCCGGTTGCTATGCCTTGGGGTGAAACCTATTCAGCTGTACAGTCCAAAGCAGTTGATGGGTGTGAGGTCCAGCTTACCGCTGCTCTTGGTTCTAGAATCTATGAAGTTCTGGATTACATGATCCGCACTGAGCACTTCCAGCTGATCAATGGTTTGATTGTTGGTGAGAGATGGTTCCAGACCTTGCCAGAAGACCTACAGACGATTTTGCTCGAGGAAACCAAGGCTGCTGGAGAGAAGAATGCTCGTTACGTACAGTCCAAGATTACTGAGACAGAAAAACAACTTGTTGAATATGGCGTGAAAATCATTGAGCCAGATGTTGACGCATTTGTCAAAGCAAGTGATGCTGCGTATGAGAAACTCGGATTTGGCGATTTGAGAAAAGAAATCTACGCTCAGATTGGCAAATAA
- a CDS encoding SGNH/GDSL hydrolase family protein, with protein MRRILCYGDSNTFGTNPSGGRWHYDQRWTGILSSLLGPDFQIIEEGLGGRTTVFDDPLEPHRSGREFLPVALHSHRPLDLVILSLGTNDCKKFFNADERIIAKALQQLASIIKTHPYGDGYPVPQVLVVSPIHIGDDIEQSPFVSFNSNSVITSKSLATDIGGMAEENDLLYFDASSVAGPSPVDQLHMDKEAHQAVGEGLSSLIFSYFNVQKEETQEKKEERTVSRAIKFPFFKR; from the coding sequence ATGCGAAGAATACTCTGTTATGGTGACTCCAATACTTTCGGGACCAACCCAAGTGGGGGTAGGTGGCACTACGATCAGCGATGGACAGGAATACTCTCCTCCCTCCTCGGCCCCGATTTCCAGATTATTGAAGAAGGCCTCGGTGGGCGAACCACCGTGTTTGATGACCCACTCGAGCCTCATCGCTCGGGTCGGGAGTTCTTGCCTGTTGCCCTTCACAGTCATCGCCCACTGGATCTGGTGATCCTCTCCTTGGGTACCAACGATTGCAAGAAGTTCTTCAATGCCGATGAGCGGATCATCGCAAAAGCGCTACAACAATTGGCATCAATCATCAAGACTCACCCCTATGGAGATGGCTATCCGGTCCCCCAAGTACTGGTGGTTTCCCCTATTCATATTGGGGATGATATTGAACAGTCTCCATTTGTCAGTTTTAATTCCAACTCCGTCATTACAAGTAAAAGCCTTGCTACAGACATAGGGGGTATGGCTGAAGAGAATGATCTTCTCTATTTTGATGCAAGCAGTGTTGCTGGCCCAAGTCCAGTTGACCAGCTTCATATGGATAAGGAAGCACATCAGGCGGTTGGAGAAGGACTGTCCTCTCTCATTTTTTCATACTTCAATGTGCAGAAAGAGGAGACTCAG
- a CDS encoding SlyX family protein — protein MEERLTKLEMKLAYAEETIVTLDSVVTEQAKEIGLLKSRLEALEKRVSDVVDEMGDDVAPSDQRPPHY, from the coding sequence ATGGAAGAACGTCTGACGAAGCTTGAAATGAAACTTGCCTATGCGGAAGAGACGATCGTAACCCTCGATTCTGTGGTCACTGAACAAGCCAAAGAAATCGGACTTCTGAAGAGCCGTCTCGAAGCATTGGAAAAACGTGTCTCCGATGTGGTGGATGAAATGGGGGATGACGTAGCCCCTTCGGACCAGAGGCCACCCCACTATTAG
- a CDS encoding MarR family transcriptional regulator, with protein MIDLCAIRKLQTSLRNFEDQLKQQTGLSFNDALLLCAVNKGICEPSALAKELELSPSRLTRILDSLEKRKLVQRTLSIMDRRSLTVALTETGSEMVQTYNCSELNLPSELQFTQSPNN; from the coding sequence ATGATTGATCTCTGCGCCATCCGAAAGTTGCAGACTTCCCTTCGCAACTTCGAAGACCAGTTGAAGCAGCAAACAGGACTCTCTTTCAACGATGCCTTGTTGCTCTGTGCGGTAAACAAGGGAATCTGCGAACCCAGTGCCTTGGCAAAGGAACTGGAACTTTCCCCATCCCGGCTTACCCGTATCTTGGATAGTCTGGAGAAACGTAAACTTGTTCAGAGAACCTTGAGTATCATGGATCGAAGAAGCCTTACCGTTGCCCTGACCGAAACAGGCAGTGAAATGGTACAAACCTATAATTGTTCAGAACTCAACCTTCCAAGCGAATTACAATTCACTCAGTCACCCAATAACTAG
- a CDS encoding FAD-dependent oxidoreductase, with amino-acid sequence MEKKYLIIGGVAGGAGTAARLRRRDEKAQIIMFERGEYISYANCGLPYYAGNVITERSRLFVMTPDKFMESLNVEARIQSEVVRIDREAKTIHVKDLKRNTEYDERYDVLILSPGASPLKPPIPGIEHPAIMSLRSVSDIDSIKEKVDSPTTKRAVVVGGGFIGIEMAENLKERGLQVSVVEALDQVMNIIDYDMAAEVQQHLRAKGINLFLKDGVASFEHHGSLVSVRLQSGTLIDADLVILSIGVRPDTAFLKDSGIELAKNGAIKVDEYFTTNDKDIRAVGDAIVFESPLSGSPVTIPLAGPANKQARLCADNIVDGNKKPYTGIIGTSIAKIFDLTVASTGLTEKGLKAASLPYRCAITHVGNHAGYYPNVRQLSLKVLYHPETGKIWGGQSVGYGGVDKRIDIISAFIGKNGTVYDLAEFEQAYAPPFSSAKDPVNMVGFIAVNVLEGMSNTISWDEAEEARKNGTFMLDVRSEEEFELGAIEGAVNIPNTDLRDRLKEVPKDRDIILNCAMGLRGYFAERILRQNGFTRVRNLTGGFKTYDSAMRERELLEHKTVLNIKEESATIDNLNEDGSFRRRTEKKIFKVDACGLQCPGPIIRLKKEMDNLEEGDRIVIKASDPGFGVDVQSWSKLTGNNLVSVTTTEGVIEAVVEKGNANICSMPDSAGEKPAICAPDNGATMVVFSNDLDKALASFVLANGAAASGKQVTMFFTFWGLSVLRKKQAPKVKKDFMGKMFSSMLPKGMDELGLSSMNMGGLGAKMMKGRMKKKHVDQVTQMFLDAKSSGVRMVACQMSMDIMGITKEELLDGVEVGGVATYMGAASESKVNLFI; translated from the coding sequence ATGGAAAAGAAATACCTTATCATCGGAGGAGTCGCAGGAGGGGCAGGTACTGCCGCCAGACTCAGAAGAAGGGACGAAAAGGCCCAGATCATCATGTTTGAACGTGGTGAATACATCAGTTACGCGAACTGTGGTCTTCCCTATTACGCCGGAAATGTAATAACTGAACGCTCCAGGTTGTTTGTTATGACCCCTGACAAGTTCATGGAATCGTTGAACGTGGAAGCTCGCATCCAAAGTGAAGTTGTAAGGATCGATCGTGAAGCAAAGACCATCCATGTAAAAGACCTGAAACGCAACACGGAGTATGATGAACGCTACGATGTACTCATCCTCTCCCCTGGGGCAAGTCCGCTAAAACCTCCCATCCCAGGGATAGAGCACCCGGCAATCATGTCTCTTCGATCTGTCAGCGATATCGACAGCATAAAGGAAAAAGTTGACAGTCCAACAACCAAACGTGCAGTGGTGGTCGGCGGTGGCTTTATCGGCATCGAGATGGCAGAGAACCTGAAGGAACGTGGCTTACAGGTATCGGTTGTGGAAGCGCTCGACCAAGTCATGAATATCATTGACTACGACATGGCAGCGGAGGTACAGCAACACCTCAGGGCAAAAGGGATCAATCTCTTCCTGAAGGATGGAGTAGCCTCCTTTGAGCATCATGGGTCACTAGTTAGTGTGCGCTTGCAATCAGGCACCCTGATCGATGCAGATCTGGTAATCCTATCCATTGGGGTCAGGCCCGATACCGCATTCCTCAAGGATTCAGGTATTGAACTCGCAAAGAACGGGGCGATCAAGGTAGATGAATATTTCACCACCAACGACAAGGACATCAGGGCAGTAGGTGACGCAATTGTCTTTGAAAGCCCGCTCTCTGGGAGCCCGGTAACGATCCCACTCGCCGGTCCTGCAAACAAGCAAGCCCGTCTCTGTGCAGATAATATCGTGGATGGGAACAAGAAGCCCTATACCGGGATCATCGGTACCAGCATCGCAAAGATTTTTGACCTGACAGTTGCCTCCACCGGCCTGACTGAGAAAGGCTTGAAAGCTGCCTCTCTCCCCTATCGTTGCGCTATCACCCATGTGGGCAATCATGCAGGATACTATCCCAATGTAAGACAACTCTCCTTGAAAGTACTCTACCACCCAGAGACAGGAAAAATCTGGGGGGGTCAGTCTGTAGGATATGGTGGGGTCGACAAACGTATCGACATCATCTCCGCCTTTATCGGGAAAAATGGTACGGTCTATGACCTGGCAGAATTCGAACAAGCCTATGCTCCTCCCTTCTCCAGCGCCAAGGATCCCGTGAACATGGTAGGCTTCATTGCCGTCAATGTCCTTGAAGGCATGAGCAACACCATCAGTTGGGATGAAGCAGAGGAGGCACGAAAAAACGGCACCTTCATGCTTGATGTAAGAAGTGAAGAGGAGTTCGAACTCGGGGCAATTGAAGGAGCTGTGAATATCCCCAATACCGATCTCCGTGACCGCTTGAAGGAAGTCCCAAAGGACCGCGACATTATCCTTAACTGTGCCATGGGTCTGCGTGGCTACTTTGCCGAACGAATCCTTCGCCAGAATGGCTTTACCCGTGTAAGGAACCTCACAGGAGGCTTCAAGACCTATGACAGCGCAATGCGCGAACGTGAATTGCTTGAGCATAAGACGGTACTGAACATCAAGGAAGAGAGTGCAACAATCGACAATCTCAACGAAGATGGATCATTCCGCAGAAGGACAGAGAAAAAGATCTTCAAGGTGGATGCCTGTGGATTGCAATGCCCCGGTCCGATTATCCGACTCAAGAAGGAAATGGACAACCTCGAAGAGGGGGACCGCATAGTCATCAAGGCTTCCGACCCTGGTTTCGGTGTTGATGTACAATCCTGGAGCAAGCTCACCGGCAACAACCTTGTTTCGGTGACCACGACAGAAGGGGTTATCGAGGCCGTTGTTGAGAAAGGAAATGCAAACATCTGTTCAATGCCCGACTCAGCAGGTGAAAAACCTGCCATCTGCGCTCCCGATAATGGTGCAACGATGGTTGTCTTCTCCAATGACTTGGACAAGGCCCTCGCATCCTTCGTGCTTGCAAATGGAGCTGCTGCATCAGGAAAACAGGTTACCATGTTCTTCACGTTCTGGGGCTTGAGTGTACTACGCAAGAAACAAGCACCAAAGGTCAAGAAGGATTTCATGGGGAAGATGTTCTCCAGCATGCTTCCCAAGGGAATGGACGAGCTTGGACTCTCCAGCATGAATATGGGAGGACTAGGAGCAAAGATGATGAAAGGCCGCATGAAGAAGAAACATGTCGACCAAGTCACCCAGATGTTCCTGGATGCAAAGAGCTCAGGAGTCCGCATGGTGGCCTGCCAGATGTCTATGGATATCATGGGCATCACCAAAGAGGAACTGCTTGACGGCGTCGAGGTAGGAGGCGTTGCCACCTACATGGGTGCCGCATCAGAGAGCAAAGTCAATCTGTTTATCTAA